A single region of the Sulfitobacter geojensis genome encodes:
- a CDS encoding lytic transglycosylase domain-containing protein: MRYALTLITALFITGFGPAAHADPGRMCSSQKWGHAHCIRPAHFVYDTCNAIREFSRRHGLDSGFFARLIWQESRFDPNALSHANARGIAQFIPSTAKLRGLKDPYNPADALEHSAQYLAEMLRKYGNEGMAAIGYNGGERRAEGFLKGKGLAPETVNYVPVITGLNAEDWRDGKPKDQDMRLSKTQSFLPACYAMAQKRRITPLARPKPPAPAFKPWGVQVGFAQSRKGAQAAARSKTARCRGVLGREKAELIYKPHKVARKKGYYFARFGRNSKNGARQLCSAMRRSGCSCRVMQN, translated from the coding sequence ATGCGATATGCTCTGACCCTTATCACCGCCCTGTTCATCACGGGTTTTGGCCCTGCGGCGCACGCCGATCCCGGTCGCATGTGTTCCTCGCAAAAATGGGGGCATGCGCACTGCATCCGGCCGGCGCATTTCGTTTATGATACCTGCAACGCGATCAGAGAATTCTCGCGACGCCACGGGTTGGACAGCGGTTTCTTTGCGCGGCTGATCTGGCAGGAAAGCCGGTTTGATCCCAACGCCCTAAGCCATGCCAATGCACGAGGGATTGCGCAGTTCATCCCGTCAACCGCGAAACTGCGTGGATTGAAAGACCCTTATAATCCGGCCGACGCGCTCGAACACTCCGCGCAATATCTGGCCGAGATGCTGCGCAAATACGGCAATGAGGGTATGGCTGCGATTGGCTATAACGGGGGCGAACGGCGCGCCGAAGGGTTCTTGAAAGGCAAAGGGCTGGCCCCGGAAACCGTGAACTACGTGCCCGTCATCACAGGTTTGAATGCCGAAGACTGGCGCGATGGTAAACCCAAAGACCAAGATATGCGGCTGTCCAAAACCCAAAGCTTTCTGCCGGCGTGCTATGCAATGGCGCAGAAACGCCGGATCACCCCCTTGGCAAGGCCGAAGCCACCAGCGCCCGCTTTCAAACCTTGGGGTGTGCAAGTCGGGTTTGCCCAATCCAGAAAGGGAGCACAAGCAGCAGCGCGGTCAAAAACCGCCCGTTGTCGGGGGGTCCTGGGACGTGAGAAAGCGGAACTGATTTACAAGCCCCATAAAGTGGCGCGCAAAAAGGGCTATTATTTCGCACGGTTCGGGCGCAACAGCAAAAACGGTGCGCGTCAGCTGTGCAGCGCCATGCGCCGCAGCGGCTGTTCCTGTCGTGTGATGCAGAACTGA